The following proteins come from a genomic window of Streptomyces sp. NBC_01716:
- a CDS encoding nuclear transport factor 2 family protein gives MQEETARSAIDTFISAFNASDDSYVTALLSQALTSDVVFWGPLGRSEGVAAVERFVLDIRRHPAGTGTMVRCSAVDMPDEWARYQWVFTTPDGGPRLAGTDVVHLRRGLIDQVIVFAGEIEPSAS, from the coding sequence ATGCAGGAAGAGACGGCACGCTCCGCGATCGACACGTTCATCTCCGCGTTCAACGCCTCGGACGACAGCTATGTGACTGCCCTGCTCTCCCAGGCCCTGACCTCAGACGTGGTCTTCTGGGGGCCGTTGGGTCGCAGCGAAGGAGTCGCGGCGGTCGAGCGGTTCGTGCTGGACATCCGGCGCCACCCGGCGGGGACCGGCACGATGGTGCGCTGCTCAGCGGTGGACATGCCTGACGAGTGGGCCCGGTACCAGTGGGTCTTCACCACGCCGGACGGCGGCCCCCGCCTGGCGGGAACGGACGTCGTCCATCTGCGGCGCGGCCTCATCGACCAGGTCATCGTCTTCGCGGGGGAGATCGAACCGTCCGCCTCCTGA
- a CDS encoding DNA-binding protein yields MGYASNLVMRELDETAARGPVGARLGVWRLRRGLTREDLASGAGLPLDYVAGLETGGEWVDRRGRLGALAAALRLDVADLTGQPYPPRGEEHAAVRAVAFHLRRRIARPHPDTAAGLMLDELGERTRAAAQADAAGDEVGLALALPKLIDGADQAVAAASPSCREEAMRLRVRVHVLGAGLLRRLGYKELAWMLLHRASPGPREPLPVLVEEVRLLIDLGLPEYALARAVRAEDAGAGWELPALAAVAQAMAGRRTEADKFIATATERAADVRESTLVNAARAAVAAEYGDAAEAASRARATDQSGLGGAQRSGLLLVAAAAEARQGHTDGAVARLVEADAAAPLRLRLDPFARELVAVLAARTTDTVQATAVRNLAEQAGVR; encoded by the coding sequence GTGGGGTATGCGAGCAATCTGGTGATGCGCGAGCTGGACGAGACGGCCGCCCGCGGCCCGGTCGGGGCCCGCCTGGGTGTCTGGCGCCTTCGCCGCGGACTGACCCGCGAGGATCTGGCCTCCGGCGCCGGGCTGCCGCTCGATTACGTTGCCGGGCTGGAGACGGGCGGGGAGTGGGTGGACCGCCGCGGTCGGTTGGGTGCGCTGGCCGCCGCCTTGCGGCTGGATGTCGCGGACCTGACCGGACAGCCCTACCCGCCGCGCGGGGAGGAGCACGCGGCGGTGCGGGCCGTCGCCTTCCATCTGCGGCGCCGCATCGCTCGCCCGCACCCGGATACGGCCGCCGGTCTGATGCTGGATGAGCTGGGTGAGCGGACCCGGGCCGCCGCACAGGCCGATGCGGCCGGCGATGAGGTCGGCCTTGCGCTCGCGCTGCCGAAGCTGATCGACGGCGCGGACCAAGCGGTTGCCGCTGCCTCGCCGTCTTGCCGGGAGGAGGCGATGCGGCTGCGGGTCCGGGTGCATGTGCTGGGCGCTGGGCTGCTGCGGCGCCTGGGCTACAAGGAACTTGCCTGGATGCTGCTACACAGGGCCAGCCCCGGTCCCCGGGAACCGCTGCCGGTGCTGGTCGAGGAGGTGCGGCTGTTGATCGACCTCGGCTTGCCGGAGTACGCGTTGGCCCGCGCCGTACGTGCCGAGGACGCCGGAGCCGGGTGGGAGCTTCCGGCGCTGGCCGCCGTCGCCCAGGCCATGGCCGGACGCCGCACGGAGGCCGACAAGTTCATTGCGACGGCCACCGAACGGGCCGCCGACGTGCGGGAGTCGACCCTGGTCAACGCGGCGCGCGCCGCCGTCGCCGCCGAGTACGGGGACGCCGCCGAGGCCGCGAGCCGCGCCCGCGCGACGGATCAGTCGGGACTCGGCGGTGCCCAGCGTTCGGGCCTGCTGCTGGTCGCCGCGGCGGCCGAGGCCCGCCAGGGTCACACCGATGGGGCCGTCGCCCGGCTCGTCGAGGCCGACGCGGCGGCGCCGCTACGGCTGCGGCTGGACCCCTTCGCCCGGGAACTGGTCGCCGTGCTCGCCGCCCGCACCACCGACACCGTCCAGGCCACAGCGGTGCGGAATCTGGCCGAGCAGGCTGGGGTGCGGTGA
- a CDS encoding SDR family oxidoreductase, with translation MSETKIALVTGANKGIGYEIATGLGALGYRVGVGARDGARRDAAVEKLRAAGADAFGVPLEVTDDRSVIDAAALVERQAGRLDVLVNNAGISGPMGPGWEQDPTTLDLDVVRTVVETNVIGVIRVTNAMLPLLRRSASPRIVNVSSSVGSLTRQADPDIEIGPVMAAYSPTKTFLNAVTVHYARQFADTNILINAACPGLVATDFTGFQAPRTPEQGAATAIRLATLPDGGPSGSFFEDAGVVPW, from the coding sequence ATGAGCGAAACAAAAATCGCGCTGGTGACCGGCGCGAACAAGGGAATCGGCTACGAGATCGCGACCGGGCTCGGCGCCCTCGGGTACCGCGTGGGTGTGGGAGCCCGCGACGGGGCCCGGCGCGATGCCGCCGTCGAGAAGCTGCGCGCGGCCGGGGCGGACGCCTTCGGCGTACCGCTGGAAGTGACCGACGACCGCAGTGTCATCGACGCCGCGGCACTGGTCGAACGGCAGGCCGGGCGGCTGGACGTCCTGGTCAACAACGCCGGCATCTCCGGTCCGATGGGCCCGGGGTGGGAGCAGGACCCGACCACGCTCGACCTCGACGTGGTCCGCACGGTCGTGGAGACCAACGTCATCGGTGTCATCCGGGTGACCAACGCGATGCTGCCGCTGCTCAGGCGCTCGGCGTCGCCGCGCATCGTCAACGTCTCCAGTTCCGTCGGCTCCCTGACCCGGCAGGCGGACCCGGACATCGAGATCGGGCCCGTCATGGCGGCCTACTCACCGACGAAGACATTCCTCAACGCCGTCACCGTGCACTACGCCCGGCAGTTCGCCGACACGAACATCCTCATCAACGCCGCCTGTCCGGGGCTGGTCGCGACCGATTTCACCGGCTTCCAGGCGCCCCGTACGCCCGAGCAGGGCGCGGCCACGGCGATCCGTCTCGCCACGCTGCCCGACGGCGGCCCGAGCGGTTCGTTCTTCGAGGACGCCGGCGTCGTCCCCTGGTGA
- a CDS encoding LysR family transcriptional regulator: MDTLETRELRYFLAVAEELHFGRAAERLGMAQPPLSRAIQRLERRLGVSLLERDRRGVSLTGAGEVLLHEGRAALDAATAAARRARRAGGADGPGGPRNRLVLAVKAAASHELLQKLLAAYAAEPDAASIEVLPSGMCEQEEMLRDGRADVAFMHAPFDSLAGFDSEALMSEGQIAVLPAGHPLAARETLTMADVSDLPGLPHARWPRHGTYAPGPGPEIHDQTQLAQLIALGRTMAVFPDSARAWLWAEHAAVPLTDAPPVTTHIAWPAHSRSLALAGLVRTATRL; the protein is encoded by the coding sequence ATGGACACCTTGGAGACCCGCGAGCTGAGGTATTTCCTGGCCGTCGCGGAGGAACTGCACTTCGGCCGCGCCGCCGAGCGCCTCGGGATGGCCCAGCCACCGCTGTCCCGGGCGATCCAGCGGCTCGAACGGCGCCTCGGCGTCTCCCTGCTGGAGCGCGACCGCCGCGGTGTCTCCCTGACCGGCGCCGGAGAGGTCCTGCTGCACGAGGGCCGCGCGGCGCTCGACGCGGCCACCGCCGCCGCTCGCCGCGCCCGTCGCGCCGGTGGCGCCGACGGTCCGGGCGGCCCCCGCAACCGCCTGGTGCTGGCGGTGAAGGCCGCCGCCTCTCACGAACTGCTCCAGAAGCTCCTCGCCGCCTACGCGGCCGAGCCCGACGCCGCCTCCATCGAGGTGCTGCCGAGCGGCATGTGCGAGCAGGAAGAGATGCTGCGCGACGGCCGCGCCGATGTGGCGTTCATGCACGCGCCGTTCGACTCACTCGCCGGGTTCGACAGCGAGGCACTGATGTCCGAGGGGCAGATCGCCGTCCTGCCGGCCGGGCACCCTCTCGCCGCGCGCGAGACGCTGACCATGGCCGACGTCAGCGACCTTCCCGGTCTTCCGCACGCCCGCTGGCCGCGCCACGGCACGTACGCCCCCGGTCCAGGACCGGAGATCCACGACCAGACGCAGCTGGCCCAACTGATCGCCCTCGGGCGGACCATGGCCGTCTTCCCCGACTCCGCCCGCGCCTGGCTGTGGGCCGAGCACGCCGCCGTACCCCTGACCGACGCGCCGCCCGTCACCACGCATATCGCCTGGCCGGCGCACAGCCGCTCGCTCGCGCTCGCGGGGCTGGTGCGTACGGCCACCAGGCTCTGA
- a CDS encoding NAD(P)H-hydrate dehydratase: protein MRIAYSVETVRTAERELMDRLPDGVLMQRAAAGLAAACVDLLRRRGRVYGARVVLLVGSGDNGGDALYAGARLARRGAGVSAVLLNPGRAHAGGLTALVGSGGRFLDNSSDPFDVLAAADLVVDGITGIGGRGGLRPDAVPVARAARGSGAVVVAVDLPSGVEAGSGEVVGEALRADATVTFGTYKAGHLIDPAREYVGAVRLVDIGLGAVLPSVPELEALQHADVARLLPVPTGESDKYRRGVVGVVAGSARYPGAAVLAVAGALHGGAGAVRYVGPAGDAVIARFPETLVHAGPPAKAGRVQAWVVGPGLGDEPGVRDAVASDVPVLIDADGLRGLDAGAVRARTAPTLLTPHAGEAAALLGVPREEVEAGRLAAVRELTARYGATVLLKGSTTLVASPDTADPVRVNPTGTPWLATAGSGDVLSGLTGSLLAAGLTARDAGSVGAYLHGLAARAAAQGAPVSAEDVGAALRGAWRDVSREG, encoded by the coding sequence ATGCGTATCGCCTACAGCGTGGAGACCGTACGGACCGCCGAACGGGAGCTGATGGACCGGCTCCCCGACGGCGTACTCATGCAGCGGGCGGCGGCCGGGCTGGCCGCCGCCTGCGTGGATCTGCTGCGGCGGCGGGGCCGGGTGTACGGGGCGCGGGTCGTCCTCCTCGTCGGCAGCGGCGACAACGGAGGCGACGCGCTGTACGCCGGGGCCCGTCTCGCGCGGCGCGGGGCCGGGGTGTCGGCGGTGCTGCTGAACCCCGGACGGGCGCACGCCGGGGGGCTCACGGCGCTGGTGGGCTCGGGCGGACGATTCCTCGACAATTCGTCCGACCCGTTCGACGTACTGGCCGCCGCGGATCTCGTCGTGGACGGCATCACCGGCATCGGCGGGCGCGGCGGGCTGCGGCCGGACGCGGTGCCGGTGGCGCGGGCCGCGCGCGGCTCCGGCGCGGTGGTGGTGGCCGTCGACCTGCCGAGCGGGGTCGAGGCGGGGAGCGGCGAGGTGGTGGGGGAGGCGCTGCGGGCGGACGCGACGGTGACGTTCGGCACGTACAAGGCGGGGCATCTGATCGACCCGGCGCGGGAGTACGTGGGCGCGGTACGGCTCGTGGACATCGGGCTCGGCGCGGTGCTGCCGTCGGTGCCGGAGCTGGAGGCGCTCCAACACGCGGACGTGGCACGGCTGTTGCCGGTGCCGACGGGGGAGAGCGACAAGTACCGGCGGGGGGTCGTGGGTGTCGTCGCCGGCTCGGCGCGCTATCCGGGGGCGGCGGTGCTGGCGGTGGCGGGCGCGCTGCACGGGGGCGCCGGCGCGGTGCGGTACGTGGGGCCCGCCGGGGACGCGGTGATCGCCCGCTTCCCCGAGACCCTGGTCCACGCGGGGCCGCCGGCGAAGGCGGGCCGCGTGCAGGCGTGGGTGGTCGGGCCCGGCCTCGGGGACGAGCCGGGCGTACGGGACGCCGTGGCCTCCGACGTACCGGTCCTGATCGACGCGGACGGCCTGCGCGGGCTGGACGCCGGTGCCGTACGGGCGCGTACGGCACCGACGCTGCTCACCCCGCACGCCGGGGAGGCGGCCGCGCTGCTGGGGGTGCCCCGCGAGGAGGTGGAGGCGGGCCGGCTGGCGGCGGTGCGGGAACTGACGGCGCGCTACGGCGCGACGGTACTGCTCAAGGGCTCGACGACCCTGGTCGCGTCCCCGGACACCGCGGACCCGGTCCGCGTCAACCCGACGGGCACGCCGTGGCTGGCCACGGCGGGCAGCGGCGACGTGCTCTCGGGGCTGACGGGTTCGCTGCTGGCGGCGGGCCTCACGGCGCGGGACGCGGGATCGGTGGGGGCGTACCTCCACGGCCTGGCGGCGCGGGCGGCGGCGCAGGGGGCACCGGTGAGCGCGGAGGACGTGGGGGCCGCGCTGCGGGGGGCGTGGCGGGACGTGTCGCGGGAGGGGTGA
- a CDS encoding HupE/UreJ family protein, protein MSRHLRRALVGVTAAVIALLSLGGLAPSAQAHGFTSTVYADVTSGEEGHIRTELKLEYDLFVVSAADTEGDDPLFRTGNAAFEDGDTGAQAAALNTHAESAVSYVTKRFSVTSDGGACTPTRVGDFTMGRQEGVPYAELRLDWDCPGEGDDRGIRSELFPDAETYVTGTKTIVTYEIGGRSGSAALDAAHPSFSLGQAWYERFWEFFRLGAEHLLGGIDHILFLLALIAGSRRLREIVLAATSFTLAHSVTFMLAALGLVDVPSSVVEPVIALSIAVVAGWYLWRIGRRGGHAGELDELGELGALAAGRGRLGLDRAGRLRLAVVFCFGLVHGLGFAGALGIDEAFSWTLLWSLLVFNVGIEAVQLAIIALVFPLLAVLRRRAPMTGLWVTGVISAGVCVMGLVWFTQRLFGL, encoded by the coding sequence ATGTCAAGACACCTCCGCCGCGCCCTCGTCGGGGTCACCGCCGCGGTGATCGCTCTCCTGAGCCTCGGCGGCCTCGCCCCGTCGGCGCAGGCCCACGGATTCACCTCCACCGTCTACGCCGACGTCACGTCGGGCGAAGAGGGTCATATACGCACCGAACTGAAGCTTGAGTACGACCTGTTCGTCGTGTCCGCCGCCGACACCGAGGGGGACGACCCCCTCTTCCGTACGGGCAACGCGGCGTTCGAGGACGGTGACACCGGCGCTCAGGCCGCCGCGCTCAACACCCATGCGGAGTCGGCCGTTTCGTATGTCACGAAGCGCTTCTCGGTCACCTCGGACGGCGGTGCATGCACGCCGACCCGGGTCGGCGACTTCACGATGGGCCGGCAGGAGGGCGTGCCGTACGCCGAACTGCGGCTGGACTGGGACTGTCCCGGGGAGGGCGACGACCGCGGGATACGCAGCGAGTTGTTCCCCGACGCCGAGACCTATGTCACCGGCACCAAGACGATCGTCACGTACGAGATCGGCGGCCGGTCGGGCAGCGCCGCGCTCGACGCCGCTCATCCCTCGTTCTCCCTGGGGCAGGCGTGGTACGAGCGGTTCTGGGAGTTCTTCCGGCTGGGCGCCGAGCATCTGCTGGGCGGGATCGATCACATCCTGTTCCTGCTGGCGCTGATCGCCGGGTCCCGGCGGCTGCGCGAGATCGTGCTCGCCGCGACCAGCTTCACTCTCGCGCACTCGGTGACGTTCATGCTCGCCGCGCTCGGTCTGGTCGATGTGCCGTCGAGTGTCGTGGAGCCCGTGATCGCGCTGTCGATCGCGGTGGTGGCCGGCTGGTACCTCTGGCGGATCGGGCGGCGGGGCGGTCACGCCGGCGAACTCGATGAACTCGGCGAACTCGGCGCTCTTGCCGCAGGACGCGGTCGCCTCGGTCTGGACCGTGCGGGCCGGCTGCGCCTCGCCGTCGTGTTCTGCTTCGGCCTCGTGCACGGCCTGGGCTTCGCGGGTGCGCTCGGCATCGACGAGGCGTTCTCATGGACCCTGCTCTGGTCGCTCCTGGTGTTCAACGTCGGTATCGAGGCAGTGCAGTTGGCGATCATCGCCCTCGTCTTCCCGCTGCTGGCCGTGCTGCGGCGCCGGGCGCCGATGACCGGCCTCTGGGTGACCGGGGTGATCTCCGCGGGTGTGTGCGTCATGGGGCTGGTCTGGTTCACGCAACGGCTGTTCGGGCTGTGA
- a CDS encoding WxL protein peptidoglycan domain-containing protein: MLTPATRRKPGPLLLLIALMALATAGLCAGPARAADGDVTWTVRTAANGYGDDRSSYSYTVNPGGEIKDAMVVANRSESPLELTVYAADGFTTDTGQLDLLTGDKKSLGVGAWAHAARDSLVIKPGKSAEVPFTVRVPANATPGDYVGGVLTSLKQADDAEGINVDRRLGIRVKLRVSGELKPKLSIENLDVDYAGSLNPFAKGDATVTYTIHNTGNALLSARQSVSVAGPFGWLRAKAGDIAAPPELLPGESWKVKVPVHGVTPGVTLSATATLTPLLTDAAGSTTALKPTESTAHGWAVPWTLLLLIILLIAAAVASFLLRRRTRTRRRAREDARVQDAVEQALREKERTS, encoded by the coding sequence ATGCTCACGCCCGCAACGCGCCGGAAGCCCGGCCCCCTCCTCCTGCTCATCGCGCTCATGGCCCTCGCGACGGCCGGCCTGTGCGCCGGGCCCGCCCGTGCCGCCGACGGCGACGTCACCTGGACGGTCAGGACGGCCGCGAACGGGTACGGCGACGACCGCTCCAGCTACAGCTACACCGTCAACCCCGGCGGCGAGATCAAGGACGCCATGGTCGTCGCCAACCGCAGCGAGTCCCCGCTCGAACTCACCGTGTACGCCGCCGACGGCTTCACCACCGACACCGGCCAACTCGACCTGCTCACGGGCGACAAGAAGTCCCTCGGCGTCGGTGCCTGGGCACACGCTGCCCGCGACAGCCTCGTGATCAAGCCCGGCAAGTCCGCCGAAGTCCCTTTCACGGTGCGCGTCCCGGCCAACGCCACGCCCGGCGACTACGTGGGCGGCGTCCTCACCTCCCTGAAGCAGGCCGACGACGCCGAGGGCATCAACGTCGACCGGCGCCTGGGCATCCGGGTCAAGCTCCGGGTCAGCGGCGAGCTCAAGCCGAAGCTCTCGATCGAGAACCTGGACGTGGACTACGCGGGCTCGCTCAACCCGTTCGCCAAGGGCGACGCCACGGTCACGTACACGATCCACAACACGGGCAACGCCCTGCTCTCGGCCCGCCAATCGGTCTCGGTCGCGGGCCCGTTCGGCTGGCTGCGCGCCAAGGCGGGCGACATCGCCGCACCACCGGAACTCCTGCCGGGCGAGAGCTGGAAGGTGAAGGTCCCCGTCCACGGAGTGACCCCCGGGGTCACCCTCTCCGCGACAGCGACGCTCACCCCCCTGCTCACGGACGCAGCGGGCTCCACCACGGCACTGAAGCCGACCGAGTCGACGGCTCACGGCTGGGCCGTCCCGTGGACGCTGCTGCTGTTGATCATCCTCCTGATCGCTGCGGCCGTCGCCTCGTTCCTCCTCCGCCGCCGCACCCGCACCCGCCGCAGGGCCCGCGAGGACGCCCGCGTCCAGGACGCGGTGGAGCAGGCGCTGCGCGAGAAGGAGCGGACGTCGTAG
- a CDS encoding holo-ACP synthase, with protein sequence MIIGVGIDVAEIERFAASLERTPAMAERLFSERELLLPSGERRGIASLAARFAAKEALAKALGAPAGLHWTDAEVYVEESGQPRLRVRGTVAARAAELGVRNWHVSLSHDAGVASAVVIAEG encoded by the coding sequence GTGATCATCGGGGTGGGGATCGACGTGGCGGAGATCGAACGGTTCGCGGCGTCGCTGGAGCGTACGCCGGCCATGGCCGAACGGCTCTTCTCGGAACGGGAGTTGCTGCTGCCCAGCGGGGAACGGCGCGGGATCGCCTCCCTGGCCGCGCGCTTCGCGGCCAAGGAGGCGCTGGCCAAGGCACTGGGCGCGCCGGCCGGGCTGCACTGGACGGACGCCGAGGTGTACGTGGAGGAGAGCGGGCAGCCACGGCTGCGGGTACGGGGCACGGTGGCGGCGCGCGCGGCGGAACTGGGCGTACGGAACTGGCATGTGTCGCTCAGCCATGACGCGGGGGTCGCGTCGGCGGTGGTGATCGCCGAGGGGTGA
- a CDS encoding metallophosphoesterase family protein: protein MTLRPSSRASRPVRRRVATGAAAAFLGLAVALGGGMTTPAGAAEPATLTGIILGVGANESQRTVTWYSSADTAQKLQVAPTAELADGEFPAGAATFDAIGAANIATSGGFNRHATITGLKEHTQYSYRVGTEGNWSKAYAFKTQDFEGEYDFLFYGDPQIGSSGDLAKDQAGWQDTVDVSLAANPDAELLVSGGDQVETANNESQWNSFLAPDKLRQYPWAATIGNHDVGGKAYEQHFSTPNTDRSAPLYSNGNPASNTSGGDYWYIYKDVLFIDLNSNSYATSQGGGGDAAHLAYVTDIINKHGAEAKWKVLTYHHAIYSPASHAKDGDNKIRRTDFPTAFSKLGVDLVLQGHDHSYSRSYLIKNGEKADPAEQPGASDVYAGPGGVLYVTGNSASGSKYYDITKPDSSGTSGAGNGPDPLNPDSYWYNSVQNQEHVRTYVKVQVRNDKLVVENVRSGTCAAPNAAVEKGSWCNNTAEGQPVGSLVDKVTVHPYHGDGQDLQVDVPNVAPGEFGWTIDGYNGLVDLGTAKETGGTHFEAAGKINPIAVSDSRRSLAPWSISANVSDFKDAGKTFSGSYLGWTPRVLVNGAGSKAGVKVASRYDDQGEGLSVSRGLGSADQGHARGTAKLGADLGLKIPDSVAKGGYRATLTITALSS from the coding sequence ATGACACTCAGACCTTCCTCGCGGGCCTCCCGGCCCGTGCGACGCCGTGTGGCCACCGGGGCCGCCGCGGCATTCCTGGGCCTGGCCGTCGCCCTCGGCGGCGGCATGACGACCCCCGCCGGTGCGGCCGAGCCCGCGACGCTCACCGGCATCATCCTCGGCGTCGGCGCCAACGAGTCGCAGCGCACGGTGACTTGGTACTCCTCCGCCGACACCGCGCAGAAGCTCCAGGTCGCCCCGACCGCGGAGCTGGCCGACGGCGAGTTCCCGGCCGGCGCCGCCACCTTCGACGCCATCGGTGCGGCGAACATCGCCACGAGCGGCGGCTTCAACCGCCACGCCACGATCACCGGCCTGAAGGAGCACACCCAGTACTCCTACCGCGTCGGCACCGAGGGCAACTGGTCGAAGGCGTACGCCTTCAAGACGCAGGACTTCGAGGGCGAGTACGACTTCCTGTTCTACGGCGACCCGCAGATCGGCTCGTCCGGCGACCTCGCCAAGGACCAGGCCGGCTGGCAGGACACCGTGGACGTGTCGCTCGCGGCCAACCCGGACGCCGAACTCCTGGTGTCGGGCGGTGACCAGGTCGAGACCGCGAACAACGAGTCCCAGTGGAACTCCTTCCTGGCCCCCGACAAGCTGCGCCAGTACCCCTGGGCCGCCACCATCGGCAACCACGACGTCGGCGGCAAGGCGTACGAGCAGCACTTCTCCACCCCGAACACGGACCGCTCGGCCCCGCTGTACTCCAACGGCAACCCGGCGTCCAACACCTCGGGCGGTGACTACTGGTACATCTACAAGGATGTGCTGTTCATCGACCTCAACAGCAACAGCTACGCCACCTCCCAGGGCGGCGGCGGCGACGCGGCGCACCTCGCGTACGTCACCGACATCATCAACAAGCACGGCGCCGAGGCCAAGTGGAAGGTGCTCACCTACCACCACGCGATCTACTCGCCGGCCTCCCACGCCAAGGACGGCGACAACAAGATCCGCCGTACGGACTTCCCGACCGCGTTCTCCAAGCTCGGCGTCGACCTGGTGCTCCAGGGACACGACCACAGCTATTCGCGCAGTTACCTGATCAAGAACGGCGAGAAGGCGGACCCGGCCGAGCAGCCCGGTGCCTCCGACGTGTACGCCGGTCCCGGCGGTGTCCTGTACGTGACGGGCAACTCCGCCTCGGGCTCGAAGTACTACGACATCACCAAGCCGGACAGCAGCGGCACGAGCGGCGCAGGCAACGGCCCGGACCCGCTGAACCCGGACAGCTACTGGTACAACTCGGTCCAGAACCAGGAGCACGTCCGCACCTACGTCAAGGTCCAGGTGCGCAACGACAAGCTCGTCGTCGAGAACGTCCGCAGTGGCACCTGTGCCGCTCCGAACGCCGCCGTCGAGAAGGGCAGTTGGTGCAACAACACCGCTGAGGGCCAGCCGGTCGGCTCCCTCGTGGACAAGGTGACGGTGCACCCGTACCACGGTGACGGCCAGGACCTCCAGGTCGACGTCCCGAACGTCGCCCCGGGCGAGTTCGGCTGGACGATCGACGGCTACAACGGCCTGGTGGACCTCGGCACCGCCAAGGAGACCGGCGGCACCCACTTCGAGGCGGCGGGCAAGATCAACCCGATCGCCGTCTCGGACAGCCGCCGTTCGCTCGCCCCCTGGTCGATCTCGGCCAACGTGAGTGACTTCAAGGACGCCGGCAAGACGTTCTCCGGCTCCTACCTCGGCTGGACGCCGCGCGTGCTCGTGAACGGCGCGGGGTCGAAGGCGGGCGTCAAGGTCGCCTCCCGCTACGACGACCAGGGCGAGGGTCTCTCCGTCTCACGCGGCCTCGGCTCCGCCGACCAGGGCCACGCACGGGGCACGGCCAAGCTCGGCGCCGACCTGGGTCTGAAGATCCCGGACAGCGTCGCGAAGGGTGGCTACCGCGCCACTCTCACGATCACCGCTCTGAGCAGCTGA
- a CDS encoding DUF397 domain-containing protein, with product MSTETPRWFKSSYSNNGGACVEVAANLAATRGIVPVRDSKSVAGPVLDFTTGSFASFVAGVKAGQFGSF from the coding sequence GTGAGCACCGAGACCCCGCGTTGGTTCAAGTCCTCGTACAGCAACAACGGCGGCGCATGCGTCGAGGTCGCCGCCAATCTCGCCGCGACCCGCGGCATCGTCCCCGTCCGTGACTCCAAGTCCGTGGCCGGCCCGGTCCTCGACTTCACCACCGGCTCCTTCGCTTCGTTCGTCGCGGGCGTCAAGGCAGGGCAGTTCGGCTCCTTCTGA